A window of Pseudoalteromonas sp. MEBiC 03607 genomic DNA:
TTTTGCCGGTGATACTGTGGGTTGAGCGCTGGCTTTTGACGAAGCCTGTTATAGTGGTCTAGTTGGTCTATAAAATTTAGCTTACCTTCCAACTCATAAATATTCCCCTCTACCTCCTTGTTATTTATAAGATCATAAAACTTTCCTGTCTTAAATAATAAATTGCATTGTGCTCTAACTGTTCTCCAATATTCAGCTTTAATATTGGGCTTTTTATTTACAATCAAGCCAGTAACATCTTGCCTTGAATCTTTATAAAGAACCCTTGTCTTTTTTGAGTTTATAGAAAAACCAGAGCGCCTAACCTCAGATTTAAGCTTCTTTCCGAGAGCACATATACCATTTTCCTCACTAACAATTTCAGATGGAAATTTTCTCTTTCCAGTTGAAAAAGTTATATCATCTGCATACCGACTGTATGTACATGAATTTTTCCTCGCCAAATCAGCAAGCCTAATATCTAATGAATGAGTGATGAGATTCGTGATTACTGGAGAACAAGGGCTTCCTTGAGGTAATTCATTATCATGGCAAGCTATCTGAGCTATTGTTGTGGCAACGTTATCATCTAATTCAAAGTTTTTGTTTTTTATAAAGAAGCCACGAACCCGCCCAAAATTGAAGCTTGAGAAAAAATCTTTTAAATCAATATTCAAAATTGCTTTTTTATTAACATGCATCATAGCATTAGTAATAATTGAGCGATGCCTTGTAAAACCGTGAGAAAGTGAAGGCTGCTTAGTTTTCGCACTGTTACATTTGACCTTCAATATATTCGAGTGACTAGCTTTCGGTGACGCTAACTCTGAATCAGGAAAATTGGCTAAATTGATTTCATCGATACAGTCTAAAAGCAAGTTGGATAATGCAGATTGAATTGACTTGAGGCCAGAATCAGGGGATTGTATAGTTCTTACACCGCCAGACTTTTTAGGTATATTAAAGGAAGTATAGAGCGAATTTGTTCCTCGCACATACAGAGTATATGTAAGAAAAGATGGATGCACTCCTAGCACATCGGCCAACTCAGGTTTTGTTTTTGCAGCTCTTAGCTTTGCAAGCTTACTCATATAAATCCTTTAAAAGTAATTAGCTTACGGGCACTCTTACGCGTGTCGAGAAGTACCTTAAAGTGATGATACATTTCCTCATAGGCGGTCCGTTCGAACATTTTTTTCACTGTTCGCGAAGCGCGAACAAAAATCTGCCCGTAAGCTAATTAACAACTTAGCGAACTATGTATGTATAGGCAAGAATTTTGAGTTTGGAACCCCAAACAACTTCACTACTTTGCTTTATGAAAAAGCCAATGGTACTCACAAATCGTTTTCACTTTCACGTCGATTATTAAAGATTAACTCTCTGTTTCTCATAGTAAAACAGCGGTTATCAATCTGGAGGTACTCCACGCAAGAAACTAGGGGGGGGAAATATCTAAAGCCTCAACCACGGCGAATCGTCCCACCTCCTAGACTTGTTAACCTTTTAGTGTGTACTACTGTTACTCAAGGGTTTTTCATCAGACATGCTCAAAATAACTTGCATCATATAGTCTTGAATCGCTTCACTTTCATCATCTGATACACCTTTCAACACAGCTCGTTTTGAAACGCACTCGACACCAAATCGCTCAAAGTCAGTTTGACCAACACAGAAAAATACATTTTCACCATTCAGATCATGCTGAAACGTTACTGGCTCAACTCCAAGCTCAATCTTTTCCATTACAACGGCTACCTTTAAAAAACTTAAAAATGATTTTGGCCAAACTACGTTTTGGTAAAAATCTATCTATTTATATTTAAACACTATATTTAAAGGCATCACCAGCTAAAAGTGATAGATCACTAAGTTTGTAGCTTTTAGCACTGATTTAAATTGAACGAAAAACACCTATCACTAATTTATATACACTGTACTCTCAAGGCGTGCAAAGAGCGCATTTAGGCCTTTAAGTTGCTTAAATTCGGAAAACTCTGACCTTCACTCATCTGAGGAAGCCAACGGAAGAGCTGTGTGCTTTATTTTTTGAATTTCAGGCACGACAAAGCCCAGCATCGAGGCAGTTCTGATTTATCTTGGCGAAAGCTGTAATTAAGCTATGGGAATATCGCGGTATCGCTCGATTGGAGCTGCTTCGCGCTCTTTTTTGGGAATTATCGTTCGGCGCACTTTGGCTTTACTTGCCTTCACTTCACCAAATATAAACTTTGCTACACGACTTACTTGCTCTTTTATCACAGACAACAAACCAAGTGGCCGCATCGTTTCAATTAAAGACT
This region includes:
- a CDS encoding retron Ec67 family RNA-directed DNA polymerase/endonuclease, producing the protein MSKLAKLRAAKTKPELADVLGVHPSFLTYTLYVRGTNSLYTSFNIPKKSGGVRTIQSPDSGLKSIQSALSNLLLDCIDEINLANFPDSELASPKASHSNILKVKCNSAKTKQPSLSHGFTRHRSIITNAMMHVNKKAILNIDLKDFFSSFNFGRVRGFFIKNKNFELDDNVATTIAQIACHDNELPQGSPCSPVITNLITHSLDIRLADLARKNSCTYSRYADDITFSTGKRKFPSEIVSEENGICALGKKLKSEVRRSGFSINSKKTRVLYKDSRQDVTGLIVNKKPNIKAEYWRTVRAQCNLLFKTGKFYDLINNKEVEGNIYELEGKLNFIDQLDHYNRLRQKPALNPQYHRQKDALAKGGNQKQRRYLYNNREKTFSNFLFYKLFYANPLTMILTEGKTDNIYLKAALSRLATAFPSLAKSQPYEPLCQFFKYTERTRFLLELHGGGDYFKSFVGSYEERYRLYKAPKPANPVIIFVDNDTGPDQLISRIKGMKGIGIYPTSLNKGDIRKSDFVHISNNLYLILTPQSNTGDNTDIEYFFTDFDRKRPYNGKCFNTVKLRNDNVDLSKDAFSRHIVQAKKNVIDFSGFHKLLERIVLVQNHYKTL